Proteins from a single region of Corynebacterium pseudogenitalium:
- a CDS encoding C40 family peptidase — protein MAALAAGIDPIAAAQLILRHVPAPLPQLPFLSTPDFSAIEPLAAFVGAHPAGQTLRNAANLLGKDRDTIVKMFGQASSLVFFAAKDLSNIVVDLIRDTQPLIPLLLNPATAIGAGIKIAAQVAWAVTQAGLTLNGLANDLAPLAKQLSEIVAYAASQPAIAASSQAKAAMYELERLITARELPHAKNEVTQLAAVQQAGPPPSRGGSATGAAAVAAAKQQLGTRYAWGGSAPGGFDCSGLTSWAYRQAGVELPRLAQEQNIGQQVRYEDLQPGDLAVWDGHVAMYAGDGMLIEAGDPVQMNPVRTENMGMAFKGFWRPTA, from the coding sequence ATGGCTGCACTGGCTGCGGGCATTGACCCGATCGCGGCAGCGCAGCTCATTCTGCGACACGTCCCTGCCCCACTTCCCCAACTCCCATTCCTGTCCACTCCAGATTTTTCCGCCATCGAGCCCCTTGCCGCGTTCGTAGGGGCGCACCCTGCGGGCCAGACGCTGCGCAATGCTGCGAACCTGCTGGGGAAAGATCGCGACACCATTGTGAAGATGTTCGGCCAGGCGAGCAGCCTCGTGTTCTTTGCCGCCAAAGACCTGAGCAATATCGTGGTTGACCTCATCCGAGACACCCAGCCGCTCATCCCACTGTTGCTCAACCCTGCAACTGCGATCGGAGCGGGGATCAAGATCGCCGCCCAGGTCGCGTGGGCGGTCACCCAGGCTGGTCTCACGCTCAACGGGCTGGCGAACGACCTCGCACCACTGGCCAAGCAGCTCTCAGAGATCGTGGCATACGCAGCGAGCCAACCCGCTATTGCCGCATCCTCGCAAGCAAAAGCCGCCATGTACGAGCTCGAGCGCCTCATCACAGCCCGCGAACTCCCTCACGCTAAGAACGAGGTCACCCAGCTCGCCGCCGTTCAGCAGGCGGGACCTCCTCCCTCCCGGGGTGGCTCGGCAACTGGTGCGGCTGCGGTCGCGGCGGCGAAACAACAGCTCGGCACACGGTACGCGTGGGGTGGATCTGCGCCCGGCGGGTTCGACTGCTCCGGGCTGACAAGCTGGGCGTATCGGCAGGCCGGTGTGGAGCTACCACGCCTAGCTCAAGAGCAGAATATCGGGCAACAGGTCCGCTACGAGGACCTACAACCGGGCGACCTCGCGGTGTGGGATGGACACGTTGCCATGTACGCCGGTGACGGGATGCTCATCGAAGCTGGCGACCCTGTACAGATGAACCCAGTACGAACAGAAAACATGGGAATGGCCTTCAAAGGTTTCTGGCGTCCAACAGCGTGA
- a CDS encoding NAD(P)H-quinone dehydrogenase gives MSKKIVIIGGGPAGYEAALVASKYGADITIVEDNGLGGSAIRKDVVPSKSFIAGANIKTDLRRADDMGLNHGLGEAQLSLTALNARVIALADKQSSDIAKQLEQRGVRLIQGRARFTDQQHGHTTHRVEVHCEGKDTEIIDCDMVLVCTGANPRVLPGAEPDGERILNWRQMYSLQEMPTHLIVVGSGVTGAEFVSAFAELGVEVTMVASRDRILPHDDADAADVLEEVLAGRGVHLEKHARVESVTNTGDGVVVRTTDGREIAGSHVMMSIGSIPNTADLNLEAAGVEVAPSGHIIVDRVSRTNVAGIYAAGDCSDLMPLASVAAQQGRIAVDHALGEGVSPVRLKTVGNAVFTRPEIAAVGVTQQQITDGEVDADIYKLDLATNPRAKMRSLQHGFVKIFARKGSGQVLGGVIVAPTASELILSLTIAVANDLTVRQLANSMAVYPSLSGSITEAARRLISKSDLD, from the coding sequence GTGTCGAAGAAGATCGTCATCATTGGCGGAGGGCCAGCTGGTTACGAGGCTGCGCTGGTTGCATCAAAGTACGGGGCCGATATCACCATTGTGGAAGACAATGGTTTGGGCGGCTCCGCTATCCGCAAGGACGTTGTTCCTTCGAAGAGCTTTATCGCCGGCGCCAACATTAAGACGGACCTTCGCCGTGCAGACGACATGGGGCTCAACCACGGGCTTGGGGAAGCCCAGCTTTCGCTGACCGCCCTGAACGCACGCGTGATCGCGCTGGCTGATAAGCAGTCCAGTGACATCGCTAAGCAGTTGGAGCAGCGTGGCGTGCGCCTTATCCAGGGGCGCGCTCGTTTTACGGACCAACAGCACGGTCACACCACGCACCGCGTGGAGGTGCACTGCGAGGGTAAAGACACCGAGATTATTGATTGCGACATGGTGCTGGTGTGCACCGGCGCGAACCCGCGCGTGCTGCCGGGCGCTGAGCCGGACGGCGAGCGCATCCTGAACTGGCGTCAGATGTACAGCCTGCAGGAGATGCCGACGCACCTGATCGTGGTCGGTTCCGGTGTGACCGGTGCTGAGTTTGTTTCTGCGTTCGCTGAGTTGGGCGTCGAGGTGACCATGGTTGCTTCGCGTGACCGCATCCTGCCGCACGATGACGCCGATGCCGCTGACGTGCTCGAGGAGGTGCTCGCGGGCCGTGGCGTCCACTTGGAGAAACACGCTCGCGTGGAGTCGGTGACGAACACCGGCGACGGCGTGGTTGTGCGCACGACGGACGGGCGCGAGATCGCCGGTTCGCACGTGATGATGTCCATTGGTTCGATTCCGAACACGGCGGACCTCAACCTGGAGGCGGCCGGTGTGGAAGTCGCCCCGTCGGGCCACATCATTGTTGACCGTGTGTCGCGTACCAACGTTGCAGGTATTTACGCTGCGGGTGACTGCAGCGACCTGATGCCGCTGGCATCCGTCGCGGCGCAGCAGGGCCGCATTGCGGTCGACCACGCGTTGGGCGAGGGCGTGTCACCGGTGCGCCTGAAGACGGTGGGCAACGCGGTCTTTACCCGCCCGGAGATCGCCGCGGTCGGTGTGACGCAGCAGCAGATCACCGACGGCGAGGTTGACGCGGACATCTACAAGCTAGACTTGGCGACGAACCCTCGCGCAAAGATGCGTTCCCTCCAGCACGGTTTTGTGAAGATCTTCGCCCGCAAGGGCTCCGGCCAGGTACTCGGCGGCGTGATCGTCGCACCGACTGCCTCCGAACTGATTCTGTCGCTGACCATCGCGGTAGCCAACGACCTGACTGTGCGCCAGCTGGCGAACTCGATGGCGGTATACCCGTCCCTGTCCGGTTCGATTACGGAGGCGGCACGCAGGCTGATCTCTAAGTCTGATCTGGACTAG
- a CDS encoding VIT1/CCC1 transporter family protein — translation MVAVEGMNERLNKLRAAVLGANDGIVSTAAVVVGVAGATPNVPAIATAGIAALIGGAVSMALGEYVSVSSQRDMESAFIERELELHKEDPHEEFEHLVAGYVASGLSSKTALKVAKERTAEDPIKAHLEMHYGIDEDDLANPWSAAIASFISFFLGALLPLAAVLLPPDSWRVASTFIVTLVALAATGAISARTGGASVTRAVLRLVIGGGLGLAITFGAGWAFGTAAL, via the coding sequence ATGGTTGCGGTTGAAGGCATGAATGAGCGGCTGAACAAGCTGCGCGCGGCAGTGCTCGGCGCGAATGATGGCATCGTTTCGACGGCCGCGGTGGTCGTCGGCGTCGCGGGTGCTACCCCGAACGTTCCCGCGATCGCTACGGCCGGCATCGCCGCGCTGATCGGTGGCGCAGTGTCGATGGCGCTCGGCGAGTACGTGTCCGTGTCCTCCCAGCGGGATATGGAAAGCGCCTTCATTGAGCGCGAGCTTGAGCTGCACAAGGAGGACCCGCACGAGGAGTTCGAGCACCTGGTCGCAGGCTACGTCGCGTCTGGTTTGAGCTCGAAGACGGCGCTGAAGGTGGCGAAGGAGCGCACCGCCGAGGACCCCATCAAGGCCCACTTGGAAATGCACTACGGCATCGACGAGGACGACCTTGCGAACCCATGGTCCGCGGCCATTGCGTCGTTCATTTCCTTCTTCCTCGGTGCGTTGCTGCCGCTTGCTGCGGTGCTACTTCCGCCAGACTCGTGGCGTGTGGCGTCGACGTTCATTGTGACTCTCGTGGCGCTGGCGGCAACTGGCGCGATCTCTGCTCGCACTGGTGGCGCGAGCGTGACGCGCGCCGTGTTGCGCTTGGTCATCGGCGGTGGGCTTGGACTTGCCATCACCTTCGGCGCTGGCTGGGCCTTCGGCACCGCGGCGCTCTAA
- a CDS encoding trimeric intracellular cation channel family protein: MDQVDPLISAIYRWFDVSGVLLMGIIGGTIARHRGYDIIGFFFIAMLSALGGGMLRDVLINEGTVAAMSQPEYLILAFTGAVIARFTYFKGRAWSVLESHGDAFVSALWAATGASKALTYGLPVLPAIMMGVFTATGGGMIRDVVTGREPSVFGNNQPTVIPAVACSVIVLLGHATGHMAIGMVIGPMVSFGLFLLGYYGNWRISTNSEFAPVNQTAAHLAELARKAERRSRNIARELEPTRVRSWRHRQMEKALQRRIESEVKRGKGRSEAVHEADAFLQEFTSQFEAINVEEGQDVAEGASTSESLLDGIGVDLSGDSYDEDRNLDQTASKMLDMILQDDKLTDELIERLVKQYEARNS; encoded by the coding sequence ATGGACCAGGTCGATCCGTTAATCTCCGCTATTTATCGTTGGTTCGATGTATCCGGTGTCTTATTGATGGGCATCATCGGTGGCACAATCGCACGCCACCGTGGCTACGACATCATCGGGTTTTTCTTCATCGCGATGCTCTCCGCACTCGGCGGAGGCATGCTTCGCGACGTCCTCATCAACGAAGGCACCGTGGCGGCAATGAGCCAGCCGGAGTACCTCATCCTGGCTTTTACCGGCGCGGTGATCGCGCGCTTTACATACTTCAAAGGGCGCGCGTGGAGCGTGCTTGAAAGCCATGGCGACGCCTTCGTCTCAGCGCTGTGGGCGGCCACCGGGGCGTCGAAAGCCCTGACGTACGGGCTGCCGGTCCTGCCTGCGATCATGATGGGCGTGTTCACCGCGACGGGCGGCGGCATGATCCGCGACGTCGTCACCGGCCGCGAGCCGAGTGTCTTCGGCAACAACCAACCAACGGTCATTCCAGCCGTGGCATGCTCTGTCATCGTGCTGCTTGGGCACGCCACGGGCCACATGGCGATCGGGATGGTGATTGGCCCGATGGTGAGCTTCGGACTCTTCCTGCTCGGCTACTACGGAAACTGGCGAATCTCCACGAACTCCGAGTTCGCGCCGGTAAACCAGACCGCGGCACACCTCGCTGAACTGGCTCGGAAAGCGGAGCGTCGCTCACGCAACATCGCGCGTGAACTCGAGCCGACCCGCGTGCGCTCCTGGCGCCACCGCCAGATGGAAAAGGCGCTCCAGCGCAGGATCGAATCGGAAGTCAAGCGCGGCAAAGGCCGTTCGGAAGCAGTCCACGAGGCGGATGCGTTCCTCCAGGAGTTCACATCCCAGTTCGAGGCGATCAACGTGGAGGAAGGCCAGGATGTGGCGGAGGGGGCGTCGACAAGCGAGTCGCTGCTCGACGGCATCGGGGTGGATCTCTCCGGCGATTCCTACGACGAGGACCGCAACCTTGATCAGACCGCCAGCAAGATGCTGGACATGATTCTGCAGGACGACAAACTCACCGACGAGCTCATCGAGCGGCTGGTCAAGCAGTACGAGGCACGAAACTCTTAG
- the trpS gene encoding tryptophan--tRNA ligase: MTKKQRVLSGIQPTADSYHLGNYLGALKQWIDLQDGYDAFYFIPDLHAITVDQDPKELRERTIAGCAQLIALGIDPEKSTLFVQSHVPEHTELTWVLQCLTGFGEASRMTQFKDKSQKQGQDRTSVGLFTYPVLMAADILLYSPQVVPVGEDQRQHLELTRTLAERFNSRYGSTFVVPEGLIPEGSAKIYDLQDPTSKMSKSGQNPKGLINLLDDPKVSAKRIRSAVTDDDGVVAYDKENKPGVSNLLVIQSALTGTPIDSLVASYEGKGYGALKVDTADALEAFTTPLRARYDELMNDRGQLERILADGAQRAREIAAPLVKDVYEKVGFLAGA; this comes from the coding sequence ATGACTAAAAAACAGCGCGTACTTTCCGGCATTCAACCCACGGCAGATTCCTACCACCTCGGCAACTACCTTGGGGCATTGAAGCAGTGGATTGACCTGCAAGACGGGTACGACGCGTTTTATTTCATCCCGGACCTGCACGCCATCACGGTCGACCAGGATCCGAAGGAGCTGCGCGAGCGCACCATCGCGGGCTGCGCGCAGCTGATCGCGCTCGGCATCGACCCAGAGAAGTCCACTCTGTTCGTGCAGTCGCATGTGCCTGAGCACACGGAGCTGACCTGGGTGCTGCAGTGCCTCACCGGCTTCGGCGAGGCAAGCCGCATGACGCAGTTTAAGGACAAGAGCCAGAAGCAGGGCCAGGATCGCACCTCGGTCGGTCTGTTCACCTACCCGGTGTTGATGGCCGCCGATATTTTGCTGTACTCGCCACAGGTTGTGCCCGTTGGTGAAGATCAGCGTCAGCACCTTGAGCTGACCCGCACGCTCGCCGAGCGTTTCAACTCCCGCTACGGCTCCACGTTCGTTGTGCCGGAGGGGCTGATTCCGGAAGGCTCGGCAAAGATTTACGACTTGCAGGACCCGACGTCGAAGATGAGCAAGTCTGGGCAGAACCCCAAGGGTCTGATTAACCTGCTGGATGATCCGAAGGTGTCCGCGAAGCGGATCCGTTCCGCGGTGACGGATGATGATGGCGTCGTCGCCTATGACAAGGAAAACAAGCCAGGTGTTTCCAACCTCTTAGTGATCCAGTCTGCGCTGACCGGCACCCCGATCGACTCGCTGGTGGCCAGCTACGAGGGCAAGGGCTACGGCGCACTGAAGGTTGACACGGCCGATGCACTTGAGGCCTTTACGACGCCACTTCGCGCCCGCTACGACGAACTCATGAACGACCGTGGACAGCTGGAACGCATCCTTGCGGACGGAGCGCAGCGCGCACGCGAGATCGCGGCGCCGTTGGTAAAAGACGTGTATGAGAAGGTTGGTTTTCTCGCGGGAGCCTAG
- a CDS encoding helix-turn-helix domain-containing protein → MDSDQYWASYAFALGEKIRALRTMQGLSQAYLAERAGISRSLLSNLERNSYNRNRAADPTLSTIYRIAAALDVSPLQLLPADEEQVDEHDQSQDSAEMSVESLPQ, encoded by the coding sequence GTGGATTCGGACCAGTACTGGGCCAGCTACGCGTTTGCGTTAGGGGAGAAGATCCGCGCGCTGCGAACAATGCAGGGGCTATCGCAGGCGTACCTGGCGGAGCGGGCGGGGATCTCTCGTTCGCTGCTCTCGAACCTGGAGCGCAATAGCTACAACAGGAACAGGGCTGCTGACCCCACGCTTTCGACGATCTACCGGATCGCTGCCGCGCTCGATGTTTCGCCGCTGCAGCTGCTTCCAGCGGACGAGGAGCAGGTGGACGAACACGACCAGTCACAAGATTCGGCGGAGATGAGCGTAGAATCATTGCCACAATAA
- a CDS encoding YhjD/YihY/BrkB family envelope integrity protein: protein MATSTSPQTEYTDRQGIERATKQQTEGAADEIAKKAPAVGHLMRMNERFSAQGGNQLSAGITYFSVLSLFPLAMLLFAALGMFLNGRPDIMQQVQGQITENLEGGLGETVNELLQAAIDQRGAVAGVGLLTTLWSGLGWMNNLRVGVSAMWNLDANDGGNFVVKKLTDLLGLIGLILLFIVAFGVTAVGASSWTSQAMEHFGLGDFPGARLVVWAVGLLVGVLANFLVMWWMVTYMPRTKVPMKSGLKGALLGAVAFELVKQFATVIVSSATGNPAGAIFGPVIVLMVVLYLIWRVVLYVSAWTATTEESLELEPVEVPESAIINVRAGAYQDPASSASASGKALGIGAAIGAIGVGIVSLLTRN from the coding sequence ATGGCCACTTCGACGTCGCCACAGACGGAGTACACCGATCGGCAGGGCATTGAGCGCGCCACGAAGCAGCAAACAGAGGGCGCTGCGGACGAGATTGCGAAGAAGGCTCCGGCGGTCGGGCACCTGATGCGGATGAACGAGCGTTTCTCCGCGCAGGGCGGTAACCAGCTTTCTGCAGGTATTACGTACTTCTCGGTACTGTCACTCTTCCCGCTGGCGATGTTGCTGTTCGCTGCCCTCGGTATGTTTTTGAACGGGCGCCCGGACATCATGCAGCAGGTGCAGGGCCAAATCACTGAGAACCTCGAAGGGGGACTCGGCGAGACCGTCAACGAGTTGCTACAGGCAGCGATCGACCAGCGTGGAGCCGTCGCAGGTGTCGGTTTGCTCACAACCCTCTGGTCCGGCTTGGGATGGATGAACAACCTGCGAGTCGGCGTTTCGGCGATGTGGAACCTTGACGCGAATGATGGTGGAAACTTCGTCGTGAAGAAGCTGACGGACCTGTTGGGCTTGATCGGTTTGATTCTGCTCTTCATCGTGGCGTTCGGTGTGACCGCTGTAGGTGCATCCTCCTGGACCTCGCAGGCGATGGAGCACTTCGGTCTCGGTGACTTCCCGGGGGCCCGCCTCGTGGTGTGGGCCGTCGGCCTGTTGGTCGGTGTGCTGGCGAACTTCCTGGTTATGTGGTGGATGGTCACGTACATGCCGCGCACGAAGGTGCCGATGAAGTCCGGCCTGAAGGGCGCGCTGCTCGGCGCGGTCGCGTTCGAGCTGGTGAAGCAGTTCGCAACCGTGATCGTCAGCTCGGCGACGGGCAACCCAGCCGGCGCGATCTTCGGCCCAGTGATTGTGCTGATGGTGGTGCTCTATCTCATCTGGCGCGTTGTGCTCTACGTTTCTGCCTGGACCGCAACTACAGAGGAGTCGTTGGAGCTCGAGCCGGTTGAGGTCCCGGAGTCCGCGATCATTAATGTGCGCGCGGGCGCGTACCAGGACCCTGCTAGCAGCGCCTCGGCATCGGGCAAGGCGCTAGGCATTGGGGCCGCGATTGGTGCTATTGGCGTCGGGATCGTTTCTTTGCTGACGCGAAACTAA
- a CDS encoding D-alanyl-D-alanine carboxypeptidase family protein: protein MNTAIRIASAVCAPLCLTLAPAPLAQAEDTTVTTTVTPRPGFYDDYGNWVPPVRLHAPDTNNCERSLWPPEPVSTSEARETETLQPLPVTYEGSCGIEAPEGFHVDEGVLASAWLVANLDTGDVIAMKDPHGRYRPASIIKVLLALVAIDELPREQRVVVSEESAGQEGSAVGIGAGGEYTVNDLLHGLLMASGNDAAHALAQALGGDDATLTKINAKARELGMLDTRATSYSGLDRAGMSTSAWDMALAYRAAFSNPAFAEIADTASYPFPGYGDIPGYELWNDNKLYLNDPDGIGGKTGYTDDANHTFVGAVDHDGVRLVAVVLDTTVDKMRAWQQAQTLLHESYAYASEGHTHVASLNPVEGTPTTTSQPTDTADEQPGTAKSQGGIPWLSIALVGGVLVVTALAVALSFASAKKRSRRQ, encoded by the coding sequence ATGAACACTGCAATACGCATCGCAAGCGCCGTGTGCGCGCCCCTGTGCCTGACTCTCGCCCCTGCCCCGCTTGCGCAGGCGGAGGATACGACGGTCACGACCACGGTCACACCCCGCCCCGGGTTTTACGACGACTACGGCAACTGGGTCCCCCCTGTCCGCCTCCATGCGCCGGACACGAACAATTGCGAGCGCTCCCTGTGGCCACCCGAGCCAGTATCGACGTCCGAGGCCCGCGAAACCGAGACGCTCCAACCACTCCCCGTAACCTACGAGGGCTCCTGCGGCATCGAGGCGCCCGAGGGATTCCATGTCGATGAGGGGGTGCTCGCGTCCGCGTGGCTGGTCGCCAACCTCGATACCGGCGACGTGATTGCGATGAAGGATCCGCACGGCAGGTACAGGCCGGCCTCGATTATTAAGGTGCTGCTCGCACTCGTGGCGATTGACGAGCTGCCCCGCGAGCAGCGCGTTGTGGTCAGCGAGGAATCCGCTGGCCAGGAGGGCTCCGCCGTCGGCATCGGGGCCGGCGGCGAGTACACCGTCAACGACCTGCTACACGGCCTGCTGATGGCCTCGGGCAACGACGCCGCCCATGCGCTCGCGCAGGCGCTCGGCGGTGACGACGCCACCCTGACGAAGATCAACGCGAAAGCCCGCGAGCTCGGCATGCTCGACACCCGCGCAACCTCCTACTCCGGGCTGGATCGGGCTGGGATGTCCACTTCGGCATGGGATATGGCGCTCGCCTACCGGGCCGCGTTTTCCAACCCGGCGTTCGCCGAAATCGCAGACACCGCCTCCTACCCCTTCCCCGGCTATGGTGACATCCCGGGCTACGAGCTGTGGAACGACAACAAGCTCTACCTCAACGACCCAGACGGCATCGGCGGCAAGACCGGCTACACGGATGACGCGAACCACACGTTTGTAGGCGCAGTCGACCACGACGGCGTGCGTCTGGTGGCGGTAGTGCTGGACACCACGGTGGATAAAATGCGCGCGTGGCAGCAGGCGCAGACGCTTCTCCACGAGTCCTACGCCTACGCCTCCGAGGGCCACACCCACGTGGCGTCGCTGAACCCTGTCGAGGGAACGCCGACGACAACATCGCAGCCGACCGATACCGCTGATGAGCAGCCTGGAACAGCAAAAAGCCAGGGTGGCATTCCCTGGCTTTCCATCGCGCTCGTCGGCGGCGTGCTGGTGGTTACCGCACTCGCCGTCGCGCTTAGTTTCGCGTCAGCAAAGAAACGATCCCGACGCCAATAG
- the upp gene encoding uracil phosphoribosyltransferase: protein MEITVVDHPLAASRLTLMRDERSDNTAFRAALADLGAMLIYEASRDLKTETFETKTPVATATGVRLEKPPIIVPIIRAGLGMIDPALSMIPDAQVGFIGMARDEQTHEPVPYLEALPDDLSGQPVFLVDPMLATGGSLIHAIELLEGRGADDITCVCMVSAQPGVDKLKQHGGSVRLITAVIDPGLNEDAYIVPGLGDAGDRLYGPRNIDL, encoded by the coding sequence ATGGAAATTACCGTTGTTGACCACCCCCTAGCAGCCTCCCGTCTGACACTGATGCGCGATGAGCGAAGCGACAACACCGCGTTTCGTGCCGCACTCGCTGACCTGGGCGCGATGCTGATATATGAGGCGTCGCGTGACCTGAAAACCGAAACCTTTGAAACCAAAACGCCGGTTGCAACAGCCACCGGCGTTCGCTTGGAAAAGCCCCCAATTATTGTTCCGATCATCCGTGCCGGCCTCGGAATGATTGACCCGGCGCTGTCCATGATCCCGGACGCGCAGGTCGGCTTCATCGGCATGGCGCGCGACGAGCAGACGCACGAGCCGGTTCCATACCTCGAGGCGCTGCCCGACGACCTGTCGGGACAGCCGGTGTTCTTGGTTGACCCAATGCTGGCCACGGGAGGTTCCCTCATCCACGCGATTGAACTGCTGGAAGGCCGTGGGGCAGACGACATTACTTGTGTGTGCATGGTCAGTGCGCAGCCGGGCGTCGACAAGCTGAAGCAGCACGGCGGATCGGTGCGACTGATCACCGCCGTCATTGACCCAGGACTCAACGAGGACGCGTACATCGTGCCGGGCCTCGGCGACGCCGGAGATAGGTTGTACGGGCCACGCAATATTGACCTCTAG
- a CDS encoding amidohydrolase produces MTAGGIARAVDQWVKEHHSTMVEWRRHFHSYPELSNQEFATTEFIAKVLREHGLEPVLFPGTGLYVDLGPKDGKRLAFRGDIDALKVPEQTGLPFASQHPGVSHSCGHDVHTTVVLALACALSTVQLPLGVRIIFQPAEEVMNGGALDVIEWGALQDVASIYALHAEPKLRVGQIGVRTGAITSASDVLRITVNGPGGHTSRPQLSADVVYALGALITQLPALLSRRVDPRTGTVMVFGHVESGDAANAIPKTGELLGTLRTADIGTWRILEDLVTDLIDLVVAPTGCTYHLDYMRGVPPVLNDDAATAIGVQAGRRIDPHAVVTAPQSSGGEDFSWYLEHVPGSMFRLGAWSGEGEMQDLHQGNLDIDERALEVGVRLFGGVVEKYAENLS; encoded by the coding sequence ATGACGGCCGGAGGAATTGCGCGCGCGGTAGACCAATGGGTGAAGGAACATCACTCGACAATGGTGGAGTGGCGCCGTCACTTCCACTCCTACCCGGAGCTTTCCAACCAAGAGTTCGCCACCACCGAGTTCATTGCGAAGGTGCTGCGTGAGCACGGCCTTGAGCCCGTCCTCTTTCCCGGCACGGGACTCTACGTCGACCTGGGCCCAAAGGACGGCAAGCGGCTCGCGTTCCGCGGCGACATCGACGCCCTGAAAGTGCCTGAGCAAACCGGTCTGCCGTTCGCATCCCAGCACCCGGGCGTTTCCCACTCGTGCGGCCACGACGTGCATACGACGGTGGTGCTCGCGCTGGCGTGCGCCTTATCGACGGTCCAGCTGCCGCTCGGCGTACGCATCATCTTTCAGCCGGCGGAAGAGGTGATGAACGGCGGTGCGCTCGACGTGATCGAGTGGGGCGCGCTGCAGGATGTCGCGAGCATTTACGCCCTCCACGCTGAACCGAAACTGCGCGTAGGCCAGATCGGTGTGCGCACGGGCGCGATTACCTCGGCGTCGGACGTGCTGCGCATTACGGTCAACGGGCCTGGCGGCCACACCTCTCGCCCGCAGCTTTCGGCGGACGTGGTCTACGCGCTCGGGGCGCTGATTACGCAGTTGCCGGCGCTGCTGTCGCGCCGGGTCGACCCGCGTACGGGCACGGTGATGGTGTTCGGGCACGTCGAGTCGGGCGACGCGGCGAACGCGATCCCGAAGACAGGCGAGCTACTGGGCACGTTGCGGACAGCGGATATCGGGACGTGGCGGATCCTCGAAGATCTGGTTACTGACCTGATTGACCTCGTCGTCGCACCGACCGGGTGCACGTACCACCTCGACTACATGCGGGGCGTGCCACCGGTGCTCAACGATGACGCCGCGACGGCGATCGGGGTACAGGCAGGGCGCAGGATCGACCCACACGCGGTGGTGACCGCGCCGCAGTCCTCGGGCGGGGAGGACTTCTCTTGGTACCTGGAGCACGTCCCCGGGTCGATGTTCCGGCTCGGTGCCTGGAGCGGTGAGGGAGAGATGCAGGACCTGCACCAAGGCAACCTTGATATTGATGAGCGAGCACTTGAAGTTGGGGTGCGTTTGTTCGGAGGGGTCGTCGAAAAGTACGCCGAAAACCTCAGCTAG